The window AAGGAGCACTAATACCAGCCTCAGCTAGGGGACCTGTGACACCAAGCAGCAGAGTCTTGTACGACCACTCCAAAGATCGCCCCAGAACATCTTCCAGCTCCCGAAGCACACGCACCCACAACGGCCCCACTaaagagcattccaaaaagtGATGCACCATCCGTCCCTCTAAAAGCAGGGCACCGAGTACAAAAGGCATCAGGCCACAGGCCCATAGCGTTCCCTGAGCATTATTTtatcactgtagctgaaaacggTGTCATATTATTTtgtcaagtgccaatttgcagaaacaaaattctgtgttttgacattgttccagatcattgattgaaccatagccaCATCATTCTTATCTTGGTGGgaatgagaacttttctgcaatcccctcccccccccccccatcgtaaatatatataccctagagaaggggtgtccaaccttttggcttccctgggctgcattggccgaaaaaaaaaatgtttctggggccgcacaaaccctgcagcaagatagaggagggagccggcaagatggtaaacacccaggggcagcagaggaaaacactgcatcgccctcgaccagggccacacaaaatccttcacggggccgcaggttggacacccctgccctagaggaaaagaaGGACAGGAAGGATATGACACAGATCTTTAAATACACCAATGGAATTGCTGAAGAAACAAGAGTGGCAAATGAGGAGAAGCTACAGGAAGACAGAGTCAAAAACagcatcaggaaatatttttacACAGAAAGAGTAGAAGATTCCTGTAATGACACCCCGAAAGAGGTGTTGGAAACAAAAACAGTATTTGTATCGAAAAAGTAATAGAATATACTGTAGTGTGGATCCTTAAATGGCAAGAGGATGTAAACCAGGGATAGAGCACGTCAGCTATGTAATAACACTTGCACTTTTAAGAAATAAGAAGGAAGGTAAcgacagattaggttcttaccgtgATAATCTTGAGATCTGTTAGGATACACAAGAGTCCATACTTGAGTTGTTCACttcttcactctttccaaaaatactttttttcGCAGGGACCCGCCATCTTTAGTAAGTCGCCAGCATGACGAACACTAAGGGAAAGCGGAGAGGAACACGTTATATGTTCTCCAGACCCTTTCGCAAACATGGAGTTGTTGCACTGTCAACCTACATGCGTATCTACAAGAAAGGTGATATTGTGGACATCAAGGGTACGGGTACAATTCAAAAAGGCATGCCCCATAAATGTTACCATGGCAAGACTGGTAGGGTCTATAATGTAACACAGCATGCTGTGGGCATCATTGTAAACAAACAGGTTAAAGGTAAGATTCTTGCAAAGAGAATTAATGTGCGTATTGAGCATATTAAGCACTCAAAGAGCAGGCACAGCTTCCTGAAACGGGTGAAGGAgaatgagagaaagaaaaaagaggctAAGGAAAATGGCATCTGGATTGAGCTGAAACGACAGCCTGCAGCTCCCAGAGGAGCCCACTTTGTGAGAACACAGGGTAAAGAGCCAGAACTGCTGGAGCC is drawn from Geotrypetes seraphini chromosome 3, aGeoSer1.1, whole genome shotgun sequence and contains these coding sequences:
- the LOC117357598 gene encoding 60S ribosomal protein L21-like; protein product: MTNTKGKRRGTRYMFSRPFRKHGVVALSTYMRIYKKGDIVDIKGTGTIQKGMPHKCYHGKTGRVYNVTQHAVGIIVNKQVKGKILAKRINVRIEHIKHSKSRHSFLKRVKENERKKKEAKENGIWIELKRQPAAPRGAHFVRTQGKEPELLEPIPYEFMA